GGGGCACCACGCGGTGCCTGCGCTGCGACCAGCGGCGGACCCGGAGGGAAGAGTCCGGGCCACCCAACAAGGAAAAATGCATTTCAACGAGCTCAACCTCGCGCCCGAGCTGGTACGCAACGTCACGGCGCTCGGGTACGAAATCCCCACCCCCATCCAGCAGCAGGCCATTCCCGCCGCCCTCGAAGGGCGGGACGTCCTCGGCCGGGCCCCCACCGGGACCGGCAAGACGGCGGCCTTCATGCTTCCCACGCTGCACCGGCTGCGTGGCAAGGAAGGGCTCCGCGCCCTCGTCCTCTGCCCCACGCGCGAGCTGGCGATCCAGGTGGGCGAGTCTGCGCGGGACTACTCGCGCGGCAGCGAGCTGTTCGTGGGCGTGGTGTACGGCGGCGTGCCGCTGGACAAGGACATGCGCGGCCTGCGCGCCGGCTACGAGATCCTCGTGGCCACGCCGGGACGCCTGATCGACCACATCGAGCGCGGCAACATCGACCTCTCCAAGGTCGAGGTGCTGGTGCTGGACGAGGCCGACCGGATGCTGGACATGGGCTTCCGCCCGCAGATCAACGAGGTCATGCGCCGGATGCCAAAGGAAGGGCGGCAGACGCTCTTCTTCAGCGCCACCATGCCCAACTCGGTGAAGTCGCTGGCGTACGACATCCTCCGCGACCCGGTCACGGTGGAGGCGGCGCCCAAGGTGCAGGCCGCCGAGGGCGTGGACCAGTTCGTGTACCCGGTGGACGCGCGCCAGAAGACGGGGCTCCTGCTGGAGCTGCTGCTGAAGCCGGAGTTCAAGAGCGCCCTCGTGTTCTGCCGCACCAAGTTCGGCGCCGACCGCGTGGCACAGGCCGTGTCGCGCGCCGGCATCAAGGTGGAGGCGATGCACAGCGACCGGAACATGCAGCAGCGCGTCCGCGCGCTGGAGGCGTTCCGCAGCGGCGAGGTGCAGGTGCTGGTGGCGACGGACGTGGCGCAGCGCGGGATCGACGTGGACGGCATCTCGCACGTCATCAACTACGACGCGCCCAAGGAACCGGAAGGATACGTGCACCGGGTGGGCCGCACCGCCCGCGCCGGCGAGACGGGCGTGGCGATCACCCTCATGTCGGGCGGCGAGATCGGC
The window above is part of the Longimicrobium sp. genome. Proteins encoded here:
- a CDS encoding DEAD/DEAH box helicase, with translation MHFNELNLAPELVRNVTALGYEIPTPIQQQAIPAALEGRDVLGRAPTGTGKTAAFMLPTLHRLRGKEGLRALVLCPTRELAIQVGESARDYSRGSELFVGVVYGGVPLDKDMRGLRAGYEILVATPGRLIDHIERGNIDLSKVEVLVLDEADRMLDMGFRPQINEVMRRMPKEGRQTLFFSATMPNSVKSLAYDILRDPVTVEAAPKVQAAEGVDQFVYPVDARQKTGLLLELLLKPEFKSALVFCRTKFGADRVAQAVSRAGIKVEAMHSDRNMQQRVRALEAFRSGEVQVLVATDVAQRGIDVDGISHVINYDAPKEPEGYVHRVGRTARAGETGVAITLMSGGEIGDVAAVEQLLGSRIPRVNVPGYSFFVADTPLILGEDGEPAPPVEQAPMPQTKRAAQKEARTTRGRKSGELSQEDLAKLLRVG